One region of Sulfurisphaera ohwakuensis genomic DNA includes:
- a CDS encoding N-glycosylase/DNA lyase: protein MLRELVKNKKLRARVLERAEEFKLNNRAEENVWFRELILCILTSNSSFISAYKALNYIMDEIFSLNEDQMSKRLRLAGYRFYNLKAKYIANARKLYGNLKAKIKPIADYSQEEARQYIINNIDGLGLKESSHFLRNVGYFDLAIIDRHVLHFLNEIGTSNLKIKNKKDYYLAESILKSISINLGIQVGLLDLYIFFKQTNTIVK, encoded by the coding sequence GTGCTAAGAGAGCTAGTAAAAAACAAAAAGCTAAGAGCAAGAGTGCTAGAAAGAGCAGAAGAGTTTAAATTAAATAACAGAGCTGAAGAGAATGTTTGGTTTAGAGAATTAATTTTATGTATTTTAACCTCAAATAGTTCTTTTATATCTGCGTATAAAGCTCTAAATTATATAATGGACGAAATTTTTTCTCTAAATGAAGATCAGATGAGCAAAAGACTTAGATTAGCCGGTTATAGATTTTACAATTTAAAAGCAAAATATATAGCAAATGCAAGAAAATTATATGGAAATTTGAAAGCAAAAATAAAACCTATTGCTGATTATTCACAAGAAGAAGCCAGGCAGTATATCATAAATAACATTGACGGATTAGGATTGAAAGAATCTAGCCATTTCTTGAGAAACGTAGGCTATTTCGATTTAGCAATTATAGATAGGCATGTGCTACATTTCCTTAACGAAATTGGCACTAGTAATTTAAAAATTAAAAATAAAAAGGACTATTATTTAGCTGAAAGTATACTTAAATCAATTAGTATTAATCTTGGTATTCAAGTTGGACTACTTGATTTGTATATATTTTTTAAACAAACCAATACAATCGTAAAGTAG
- a CDS encoding NAD(P)/FAD-dependent oxidoreductase — MKIAILGGGVSGSLLAYLLRTRTNYEVSLFDIKDKYVKPCGDIVPNVYTPPIPWDIKFRIKRFAFYLDGELIHDIEYRNTKWLVIDKWGWINKMREEVKTYHQSKFNRKNYDKVIDAKGPYDMDREVVYTTRALVKTGKFDDVAVFEFDTKYTGFYWIFPNEDGILNIGAGFLEYKNSRELILKYIKEKYSDAKIIDIRGAPISISPVKDKNYRIGEARGLVFPLSGEGIRPSAISAERAFEALYKEENFNEYMENSLKKLHYAVDIQHMLLRVYRYSSLSLRRSLLRILFKNDILLDAYLEDKITFEGISESVKAIKNGGLLRK, encoded by the coding sequence ATAAAAATAGCAATTCTAGGAGGAGGAGTATCTGGATCATTATTAGCTTACCTTCTAAGAACTAGAACTAATTATGAGGTAAGCTTGTTTGATATTAAAGATAAATATGTAAAACCTTGTGGGGATATCGTTCCTAATGTTTATACACCACCAATTCCCTGGGATATAAAATTTAGAATAAAAAGATTCGCGTTTTATTTAGATGGAGAATTAATACATGATATAGAATATAGAAATACAAAATGGTTAGTGATAGATAAATGGGGATGGATAAATAAAATGAGAGAAGAAGTAAAAACATATCATCAATCAAAATTCAATAGAAAAAATTATGATAAAGTAATAGATGCTAAAGGACCATATGATATGGATAGAGAAGTAGTATATACAACTAGGGCTTTAGTAAAAACAGGAAAATTTGACGATGTAGCCGTGTTTGAATTTGATACTAAATATACTGGATTTTATTGGATTTTCCCAAATGAAGATGGAATTCTAAATATTGGTGCTGGTTTTTTGGAATATAAAAATTCTAGAGAATTAATACTTAAATATATTAAAGAAAAATATAGTGATGCGAAAATCATCGATATAAGAGGAGCACCTATATCTATATCTCCAGTTAAAGATAAAAACTATAGAATAGGTGAGGCACGGGGCTTGGTTTTTCCTTTAAGTGGTGAAGGAATAAGACCATCAGCTATATCGGCAGAAAGAGCATTTGAAGCCTTATATAAGGAAGAAAATTTTAATGAGTACATGGAAAATAGTCTAAAAAAATTACATTATGCTGTTGATATTCAACATATGTTACTAAGAGTTTATAGGTACTCCTCTCTTTCCCTAAGGAGATCACTTTTGAGAATATTATTTAAAAACGATATACTTTTAGATGCATATCTTGAAGATAAAATTACTTTTGAGGGAATCTCAGAATCAGTAAAGGCGATTAAAAATGGAGGTCTACTTAGAAAATAG
- a CDS encoding valine--tRNA ligase: MLSQEEINKKLEEWPKHYNPKEIELKWQQIWLSKEYWEKVFRFKDEDEKSPVFVIDTPPPFTSGELHMGHAYWVTIADTIGRFKRLQGYNVLLPQGWDTQGLPTELKVQYRLKIPKENRELFLKKCVEWTEDMIKKMKEAMIRLGYRPEWERYEYRTYENNYRKIIQKSLLEMYKLGLIEIREGPVYWCPKCETALAQSEVGYLEKDGILAYIRFPLKDGGEIIIATTRPELLAATQAVAVHPEDERYKGLIGKIAIIPLFNKEVKIIGDDAVEKEFGTGAVMISTYGDPQDIKWQLKYNLPTTELIDEKGRIKNTNGLLDGLKIEEARKKIIELLKEKGYLVKIENFKHNVLSHTERSDCLSPIEFLVKKQIFIKTLQFKDKLLEEYKKMKFIPSRMSYYLEDWIKSLEWDWNISRQRVYGTPLPFWYCDNNHLIPAREEDLPLDPTKTKPPYEKCPQCGLPLKPVTDVADVWIDSSVTVIYLTGFYTDKRKFKKTFPASVRLQGTDIIRTWLFYTFFRTLVLTGNIPFKEVLINGQVLGPDGTRMSKSKGNVVNPLDKVDEFGADSIRLTLLDARIGDDFPFKWETVRGKKLLLQKLWNAGRLSYPFIGKKKFDRPNNLHPIDRWILQEHKRFVKKSIEAYNNYDFYQVVESLYSYFWETIADEYLELIKHRLFAEDLSALYTLSRIFKDLLIILHPIAPHITEEMYNRLYGDKISIILEGLPNVDDIEEDPNIDTLGKYIKTTTSTIRTLKIQNRIPIPVSINVKLVGPKEYIETIKRVEDDIIKTLKIEKIVYEEGEEIKAELLS; this comes from the coding sequence TTGTTATCCCAAGAAGAGATTAATAAGAAACTAGAAGAATGGCCGAAACATTATAATCCGAAAGAAATTGAATTAAAATGGCAACAGATTTGGTTATCCAAGGAATATTGGGAGAAAGTATTTAGATTTAAAGATGAAGACGAGAAATCCCCAGTTTTCGTCATAGATACACCTCCACCTTTTACGAGTGGAGAACTACATATGGGTCATGCTTACTGGGTTACAATTGCTGATACAATTGGTAGGTTTAAGAGATTACAAGGATATAATGTACTTCTTCCACAAGGTTGGGATACGCAAGGATTACCAACTGAATTAAAAGTTCAATATAGATTAAAAATCCCTAAAGAAAACAGAGAACTATTTCTCAAAAAATGCGTTGAGTGGACTGAGGATATGATAAAGAAAATGAAGGAAGCAATGATAAGGTTAGGATATAGACCAGAATGGGAAAGATATGAATATAGAACATATGAAAATAATTATAGAAAAATAATTCAGAAAAGTTTATTAGAAATGTATAAGTTGGGACTTATTGAAATTAGAGAAGGACCAGTATATTGGTGTCCTAAATGCGAGACTGCTTTGGCTCAAAGCGAAGTTGGTTATCTAGAAAAGGATGGAATTTTAGCTTATATTAGATTTCCTCTAAAAGATGGTGGAGAAATTATCATTGCCACAACAAGACCAGAATTATTAGCTGCCACACAAGCTGTAGCTGTACATCCAGAAGATGAAAGATATAAAGGACTTATTGGAAAGATTGCAATAATCCCTTTATTTAACAAAGAAGTAAAGATTATTGGAGATGATGCAGTAGAAAAGGAGTTTGGAACCGGTGCTGTAATGATAAGTACGTATGGTGACCCGCAAGATATAAAATGGCAATTGAAATATAATTTACCTACTACTGAGCTGATTGATGAAAAAGGGAGAATAAAGAATACAAATGGTCTCTTAGATGGATTAAAAATTGAAGAAGCTAGGAAGAAAATAATAGAATTACTCAAAGAAAAAGGATATCTTGTCAAAATAGAGAATTTTAAGCATAATGTGTTATCTCATACTGAAAGAAGTGATTGTTTATCCCCAATTGAGTTCCTTGTCAAGAAACAGATATTTATAAAAACTTTACAATTTAAGGATAAATTACTTGAAGAATATAAGAAAATGAAATTCATTCCTTCTAGGATGTCGTATTATTTAGAAGATTGGATTAAAAGTTTAGAATGGGATTGGAATATAAGTAGACAAAGAGTGTACGGTACACCATTACCTTTCTGGTATTGCGATAACAATCATTTGATTCCAGCTAGAGAAGAAGATTTACCTTTAGATCCTACAAAAACAAAACCACCATATGAGAAATGTCCTCAGTGTGGATTACCATTAAAGCCAGTTACTGATGTAGCAGATGTATGGATAGATTCTAGCGTTACAGTAATTTATTTAACTGGATTCTATACTGATAAAAGAAAATTTAAGAAAACTTTCCCAGCATCAGTAAGATTACAAGGAACAGATATAATAAGGACTTGGCTATTTTATACGTTTTTCAGAACACTAGTACTTACTGGAAATATTCCATTTAAAGAAGTTCTAATAAATGGTCAAGTTCTTGGTCCAGATGGAACTAGAATGAGCAAAAGTAAAGGAAACGTAGTTAATCCATTAGATAAGGTTGATGAGTTCGGTGCCGATTCAATTAGACTAACTTTATTAGATGCTAGAATAGGTGATGATTTTCCATTTAAATGGGAAACAGTTAGAGGAAAAAAATTATTGCTACAGAAGCTGTGGAATGCAGGTAGATTATCTTATCCATTTATAGGAAAGAAAAAGTTTGATAGACCAAACAATTTACATCCTATTGATAGATGGATTTTACAAGAACATAAAAGGTTTGTAAAGAAAAGTATTGAAGCTTATAATAATTATGATTTCTATCAAGTTGTTGAATCGCTCTACTCTTACTTCTGGGAAACTATTGCTGACGAGTATCTTGAATTGATTAAGCATAGATTATTTGCTGAAGATTTATCTGCATTATATACCTTGAGCAGGATATTTAAAGATCTGCTAATAATCTTACACCCTATTGCACCTCATATCACAGAAGAGATGTACAATAGACTTTATGGAGATAAAATTTCAATCATACTTGAAGGATTACCTAATGTTGACGATATTGAAGAAGATCCTAACATAGATACTTTAGGGAAATACATAAAAACAACAACATCTACGATTAGGACTTTAAAAATACAAAATAGAATACCGATACCAGTAAGTATAAATGTTAAGCTTGTAGGGCCAAAAGAGTATATCGAAACAATTAAAAGAGTTGAAGATGACATAATAAAAACATTAAAAATAGAAAAAATTGTATACGAGGAAGGAGAAGAAATTAAGGCAGAGCTACTTAGTTAG
- a CDS encoding pyridoxal phosphate-dependent aminotransferase, whose amino-acid sequence MPVDDFSLSANSITGESTLVYQDVARQVQKTKGIRIINFGIGQPDFPTFARIREAAKKSLDEGFTGYTSAYGIDELRQKIAEHLSSKYESVRKEEVIVTPGAKTALYLAFLLYINPGDEVIIFDPSFYSYAEVVKMLGGVPVYVKMKFNESTGFSLNLSELESKINKKTKMIVLNNPHNPTGMVFDPIEIEKLMEITKEKKVLLLSDEIYDYFIYEGKMKSVLEDPDWRDYVIYVNGFSKTFSMTGWRLGYVVAKEKVIKKMAEIAANIYTCPTSFAQKGALAAFESFDEVKEMISLFKKRRDIMYEELKKIKGIQVHKSQGAFYMFPFIGEILKKANLTVKDFSLKLIEEKGVTTIPGEVFPLEVGKDFVRLSFAVREDDIREGIKRMKEFIDMLMTP is encoded by the coding sequence ATGCCAGTAGATGATTTTTCCCTTTCGGCAAATAGTATAACAGGAGAATCTACCCTAGTATATCAAGATGTTGCAAGACAAGTACAGAAGACTAAGGGAATAAGAATCATAAATTTTGGTATAGGACAACCGGATTTTCCTACATTTGCCAGGATAAGAGAAGCTGCAAAGAAATCATTGGATGAAGGATTTACTGGCTATACATCAGCTTATGGAATTGATGAATTAAGACAAAAGATAGCAGAGCATTTAAGCAGTAAATATGAGAGTGTGAGAAAGGAAGAAGTTATTGTAACTCCTGGGGCAAAAACGGCACTTTACTTAGCCTTTTTATTATACATAAATCCTGGAGACGAAGTTATAATATTTGACCCTTCATTTTACTCTTATGCAGAAGTAGTAAAGATGTTAGGAGGAGTCCCAGTTTATGTTAAAATGAAGTTTAATGAGAGTACTGGATTTTCTCTGAACTTATCGGAATTAGAATCTAAAATAAATAAAAAAACAAAAATGATAGTATTAAATAATCCTCATAATCCAACAGGTATGGTGTTTGATCCAATAGAAATTGAAAAGCTAATGGAGATTACTAAGGAAAAGAAAGTTCTTCTTCTATCAGATGAAATATATGATTATTTTATTTATGAAGGAAAGATGAAGAGTGTACTAGAAGATCCAGATTGGAGAGACTATGTTATTTATGTAAATGGATTCAGTAAAACGTTCTCTATGACTGGTTGGAGGTTAGGGTATGTAGTAGCTAAAGAAAAAGTGATTAAGAAAATGGCAGAGATTGCTGCAAATATTTATACTTGTCCTACTAGTTTTGCTCAGAAAGGTGCATTAGCAGCTTTTGAATCTTTTGATGAAGTTAAGGAAATGATATCATTATTTAAAAAGAGAAGGGATATAATGTACGAAGAACTTAAGAAAATAAAAGGAATACAGGTGCATAAAAGTCAAGGAGCGTTCTACATGTTTCCATTTATTGGCGAGATTCTAAAAAAGGCTAATCTTACTGTTAAAGACTTTTCGTTAAAGTTAATTGAGGAAAAAGGAGTAACCACCATACCGGGTGAAGTATTCCCATTAGAAGTTGGTAAAGATTTTGTAAGGCTTAGTTTTGCTGTAAGAGAAGATGATATAAGAGAAGGTATAAAAAGGATGAAAGAGTTTATTGATATGTTGATGACACCCTGA
- the trpC gene encoding indole-3-glycerol phosphate synthase TrpC gives MPRYLEGWLADVVKISLSRERINKVRERPIYLLSKFIKSTIDKNAIIAEFKRKSPSGLNENRDLEEYVKFMEENGAIGISVLTEEKYFGGSYSDLENAAKIVKIPILMKDFIVTEKQIDTAFNLGADAILLIVKILTERELINLYEYARNLGLEAIVEVTDENDLKIALRYDFNIIGVNARNLSSLEVNIRNARKILEMIPNDRIKIAESGIKNKEDIIELKKYGADAFLIGTTLMKDPNKIKELI, from the coding sequence ATGCCCAGGTATTTGGAAGGATGGTTAGCTGATGTTGTTAAAATCTCCTTAAGCAGAGAAAGAATAAATAAGGTTAGAGAAAGACCTATTTATTTACTTTCTAAATTTATAAAATCTACAATTGACAAAAATGCTATTATCGCTGAATTTAAAAGAAAATCCCCATCTGGGTTAAATGAAAACAGAGACTTAGAAGAATATGTGAAGTTTATGGAAGAAAATGGAGCTATAGGAATTAGTGTACTTACTGAAGAAAAATATTTTGGAGGTAGCTATTCTGATTTAGAGAATGCTGCAAAAATAGTAAAAATACCTATACTTATGAAGGATTTCATTGTTACTGAAAAACAAATAGACACAGCATTTAATTTAGGTGCAGACGCGATTCTTCTAATAGTTAAGATTCTCACAGAACGAGAATTGATTAACCTATATGAGTATGCTAGAAACTTAGGACTTGAGGCTATTGTTGAAGTTACTGATGAGAATGATTTAAAAATAGCTTTAAGGTATGATTTTAATATAATAGGCGTTAATGCTAGAAATCTAAGTAGCTTAGAGGTTAACATTAGAAATGCTAGAAAAATCCTAGAAATGATACCTAATGATAGAATTAAAATTGCTGAAAGTGGGATAAAAAATAAAGAAGATATCATAGAATTAAAGAAGTATGGGGCCGATGCTTTTCTCATAGGAACGACTTTAATGAAGGACCCAAACAAAATTAAGGAACTAATATAA
- a CDS encoding anthranilate synthase component II, with the protein MDLTLIIDNYDSFVYNIAQIVGELGSYPIVIRNDEITVKGVERINPDRIIISPGPGTPEKKEDIGIVIDVIKQFGRRIPILGICLGHQAIGYAFGAKIRKARRVFHGKISKINIINNVALYDGLPKQIEATRYHSLVIDDVKEPLIIDAYSLEDNEIMAIHHSELRIYGVQFHPESVGTPLGKRIIYNFLNKV; encoded by the coding sequence ATGGATTTAACGCTCATCATAGATAACTATGATAGTTTTGTATATAATATTGCTCAAATAGTAGGAGAATTAGGAAGCTATCCTATAGTTATAAGGAACGATGAGATTACAGTAAAAGGAGTTGAGAGAATAAATCCTGATAGAATAATAATTTCCCCAGGTCCCGGAACTCCAGAAAAGAAGGAGGATATAGGGATAGTTATTGATGTTATCAAACAATTTGGTAGGAGAATTCCTATTTTAGGAATTTGTTTAGGTCATCAAGCTATAGGATATGCATTTGGAGCAAAAATTAGGAAGGCCAGAAGAGTATTTCACGGTAAAATAAGTAAAATAAATATAATTAACAACGTAGCATTATATGATGGTCTGCCGAAACAAATTGAAGCAACTAGATATCATAGTCTAGTTATAGATGATGTTAAAGAACCTCTAATAATTGATGCTTATTCCCTAGAAGATAATGAGATCATGGCTATTCATCACTCAGAATTAAGAATTTATGGCGTTCAATTTCATCCAGAGAGTGTAGGAACACCATTAGGAAAGAGAATTATTTATAACTTTCTCAATAAAGTATAA
- a CDS encoding anthranilate synthase component I: MEIYPITSFAQPYEVFKCILDEADIAALLESGSGPQHKSRYSIIAWGKKGYLNINGVRSSGDINDSFYDPIEVLEKFLSKAPLLNLPGRFKGGIIGYVSYDAVRYWESIRDLKKEAEEWPNMEFFIPENVIVYDHIEGKVYVEGELPKVTICKDIGNVKFEFEIESLDKTQFEKAVSDILDYIKNGYAFQIVISRFLRYIYRGDLMSFYYNLRKINPSPYMYYLKFYDRHVIGSSPETLFSLQDGIVETYPIAGSRPRGATPEEDLNLEKELLASEKERAEHIMLVDLARNDIGKVCYMGSVKVPEFMYIEKYSHVQHIVSKVVGTLKRNYSAFDVLKAVFPAGTVSGAPKPMAMNVIELLEPFKRGPYAGGVGFFSANGDAEFAITIRSAFVNKDLFRIQAGAGIVYDSIPEMEYYETEHKMRALKVAMGVV, translated from the coding sequence ATGGAAATCTATCCTATAACTTCTTTTGCTCAACCCTATGAAGTATTTAAATGTATATTAGATGAGGCAGATATAGCAGCACTATTAGAAAGTGGTTCTGGTCCTCAACATAAATCGAGATATAGTATAATAGCATGGGGAAAGAAAGGGTATCTTAATATAAACGGGGTTAGGTCTTCTGGTGATATTAATGATAGTTTCTATGACCCTATCGAGGTCTTAGAGAAGTTTCTTTCCAAAGCTCCTTTGCTTAATTTACCTGGAAGATTCAAAGGAGGTATAATTGGGTACGTTAGCTATGACGCTGTGAGATATTGGGAATCTATAAGAGATTTGAAGAAAGAGGCAGAAGAATGGCCTAATATGGAATTTTTTATACCAGAGAATGTTATAGTCTATGATCATATTGAAGGCAAAGTATATGTTGAGGGTGAGCTACCTAAGGTTACAATATGTAAGGATATTGGTAATGTGAAGTTCGAATTTGAAATAGAATCTTTAGATAAAACGCAATTTGAAAAAGCTGTTTCGGACATCTTGGATTACATAAAAAATGGATATGCTTTTCAGATAGTAATTTCTAGGTTTTTAAGATATATTTACAGAGGAGATTTAATGAGTTTCTATTACAACCTAAGGAAAATAAATCCATCTCCCTATATGTATTATTTAAAGTTTTATGATAGACATGTTATCGGATCTAGCCCAGAAACATTATTTAGTTTGCAAGATGGTATAGTTGAGACGTATCCTATAGCTGGATCAAGACCTAGAGGAGCGACACCAGAAGAAGATTTGAATTTAGAAAAAGAACTTTTAGCTTCTGAGAAAGAAAGGGCTGAACATATAATGCTAGTTGATTTAGCTAGGAATGATATAGGTAAAGTTTGTTACATGGGCTCAGTTAAGGTTCCCGAATTTATGTACATAGAAAAATATAGTCATGTACAACATATAGTAAGTAAGGTAGTAGGTACATTAAAAAGAAATTATAGTGCATTTGACGTTTTAAAGGCTGTATTCCCTGCCGGTACTGTAAGTGGAGCACCAAAACCCATGGCTATGAATGTTATTGAATTATTAGAGCCGTTTAAGAGAGGACCCTATGCTGGAGGAGTAGGTTTCTTTTCGGCTAATGGTGATGCAGAATTTGCAATAACTATAAGAAGTGCTTTTGTAAATAAAGATTTATTTAGAATTCAAGCCGGTGCTGGTATAGTTTATGACTCAATACCGGAAATGGAATATTATGAGACTGAACATAAAATGAGAGCCTTAAAAGTTGCTATGGGGGTAGTTTAG
- a CDS encoding phosphoribosylanthranilate isomerase translates to MIKIKFCGISHIEDAIVASNYADLIGVVTDPVSPRFVKPEFIDIVKNFVNKPVVNVKVKGKINDIVNESKADYVQIHRVLDMEEIEDILSYNKKFILYVPSSEKYYSYFKTIVNKTNHLILIDSEKKGEKVNLEVSKIWIKEYDKVGIGGGITLNNIEEFLSLNPYWIDISSGIEKYKSKKDHDKMIRIVEKVKEWKSIL, encoded by the coding sequence TTGATTAAAATAAAATTTTGTGGTATATCTCACATCGAAGATGCCATCGTAGCCTCTAATTACGCTGATTTAATAGGCGTAGTTACTGATCCTGTAAGTCCAAGATTTGTCAAACCAGAATTTATCGATATCGTTAAAAACTTTGTAAACAAGCCTGTAGTAAATGTGAAGGTAAAAGGCAAAATTAATGATATAGTTAATGAATCAAAAGCTGATTACGTTCAAATACATAGAGTTTTAGATATGGAAGAAATAGAAGATATATTATCATATAATAAAAAATTTATACTTTATGTTCCTTCGTCAGAAAAATATTACTCCTATTTTAAAACTATAGTAAATAAAACTAATCATCTTATTCTTATAGATTCGGAAAAGAAGGGAGAAAAAGTAAACTTAGAAGTTTCCAAAATTTGGATTAAAGAATATGATAAAGTTGGTATAGGTGGCGGCATAACGTTAAATAACATAGAAGAATTTCTAAGCTTAAACCCTTATTGGATAGATATTTCTTCTGGTATTGAAAAGTATAAATCAAAGAAAGATCACGATAAAATGATTAGAATAGTTGAAAAGGTGAAAGAATGGAAATCTATCCTATAA
- the trpD gene encoding anthranilate phosphoribosyltransferase has translation MNTAELLRKIIRRENLTEDEARSIANSVMKAEVPEIVTAGFLVGLATKGESVEEITGFAKAMRDNALHINFPSALDTAGTGGDGLNTLNVSTAVALLISQVYPVAKHGNRAVSGKSGSADVLEALGYNIIVKPELAEKLIKESKFVFLFAQLYHPAMKNVANVRKTLGVRTIFNVLGPLTNPANARYQMIGVFSKEFLPKLAEAVVRLDYDRVILYNGFPSLDEISTQGITYVYEIEKDKIVSYTVSINDFGLKDEIPVSKLTVNDATHSALRILKAFKGKDEEARRFIGINTAMALYLIRKVKDLKDGYEYALQLMDSGIPHVRSLIEKNGDLSNFNKLVEKID, from the coding sequence ATGAATACAGCTGAATTACTAAGAAAGATAATCAGAAGAGAAAATCTAACTGAAGATGAAGCAAGAAGTATAGCTAATAGCGTAATGAAGGCAGAAGTACCAGAAATAGTTACTGCTGGATTTTTAGTAGGTTTAGCAACAAAGGGAGAAAGTGTTGAAGAAATAACTGGGTTTGCAAAGGCAATGAGAGATAATGCTTTGCATATTAACTTTCCCTCAGCATTAGATACAGCTGGTACTGGAGGTGATGGTTTAAATACACTAAATGTCAGTACAGCAGTAGCATTGCTGATAAGTCAAGTATACCCAGTAGCTAAACATGGTAATAGAGCTGTAAGTGGTAAGTCTGGTAGTGCTGATGTACTTGAAGCTCTTGGTTATAATATAATTGTGAAACCCGAGCTAGCTGAGAAATTAATTAAAGAGTCTAAGTTTGTATTTCTATTTGCTCAACTTTATCATCCAGCTATGAAAAATGTAGCTAATGTCAGAAAGACTTTAGGTGTTAGAACTATATTTAATGTATTAGGTCCGTTAACAAATCCAGCAAATGCAAGATACCAAATGATAGGTGTCTTCTCGAAAGAGTTTTTACCAAAACTCGCTGAAGCCGTAGTGCGTCTTGATTATGATAGAGTTATACTTTATAATGGTTTTCCATCTTTAGATGAGATTAGCACACAAGGAATTACGTATGTATATGAAATTGAAAAAGATAAAATAGTTAGTTATACTGTTTCTATTAACGACTTTGGACTTAAGGATGAGATCCCTGTATCTAAACTCACTGTTAACGATGCTACTCATTCAGCATTAAGAATTCTAAAGGCATTTAAAGGAAAAGATGAAGAAGCTAGAAGATTTATAGGGATAAACACAGCTATGGCTCTTTATTTAATTAGAAAAGTAAAAGACCTCAAAGATGGATATGAATACGCTTTACAGTTAATGGATTCTGGTATACCTCATGTAAGAAGTTTAATAGAGAAGAACGGTGATTTAAGTAACTTTAATAAGTTGGTGGAGAAAATTGATTAA
- the trpA gene encoding tryptophan synthase subunit alpha, with translation MKRMLVTYMTLGYPNLESFYQFIEKSVELGTDILEIGLPPKYAKYDGPVIRKSYKAVTSWLKDYITPLKEVRKKVNIPIIILTYLEDYLSNLDNFLTTLHEIGIDGVLFPDLLIDFIDEYEEYVSKIKGKGVKTVLFTGPSLPDNLIIKASRISDIFLYYGVRPTTGIIIPVSVDSLITRVRNLVQNKLVVGFGLNDFNDLRKALSAGADGVAIGTAFIEEIEKNGIQSALQLVKTIRGILDEYS, from the coding sequence ATGAAAAGAATGTTAGTAACTTATATGACTTTAGGATACCCTAACTTAGAATCTTTTTATCAATTTATAGAAAAAAGTGTTGAATTAGGGACAGATATTTTAGAAATTGGTTTGCCACCTAAATATGCTAAATATGACGGTCCAGTTATAAGAAAAAGTTATAAAGCCGTTACAAGTTGGTTAAAAGATTATATAACTCCTTTAAAAGAGGTAAGGAAAAAAGTAAATATTCCAATTATTATACTTACGTATCTTGAAGATTATCTTTCTAATTTAGATAACTTCTTAACTACTCTTCATGAAATAGGAATAGACGGGGTTTTATTTCCAGATTTATTAATAGATTTCATAGATGAGTATGAGGAGTATGTTAGTAAAATAAAGGGAAAAGGTGTAAAAACTGTCTTATTTACTGGTCCTTCATTACCTGATAATTTAATTATAAAAGCTTCTAGAATTTCAGATATTTTCCTTTATTATGGCGTTAGACCTACAACAGGTATAATTATTCCAGTTAGCGTGGATTCATTAATTACAAGAGTAAGGAATTTGGTTCAAAATAAACTAGTTGTGGGCTTTGGTTTGAATGATTTTAATGACTTAAGAAAAGCCTTAAGCGCTGGAGCTGATGGTGTAGCCATAGGTACAGCTTTCATAGAAGAAATAGAAAAAAATGGTATTCAATCAGCTTTACAGTTAGTAAAAACTATTAGAGGGATATTAGATGAATACAGCTGA